A genomic window from Carassius gibelio isolate Cgi1373 ecotype wild population from Czech Republic chromosome A11, carGib1.2-hapl.c, whole genome shotgun sequence includes:
- the LOC128021949 gene encoding peroxisome proliferator-activated receptor gamma coactivator-related protein 1: MAAPHGVKPKDLKCDFTDHTAAQANRDSQDEFGNHDAPVFELDVGRISDALHGSLDPSILSMFQEKRLTESVESEASLLSALTEMLDSVDVETLSPFDTLPDAEIFAAQNGSDHTLRNLLHLSQTSPDRSKNSGREVVMSDRQLRPRRRFLTQSEISQRDDEEDEKKKKRRSVRTFRIESDLVFPQDGRELLAELVRHMHPYCIRTHLEKETRASVEQEEEEFIDVEGYEEQEENMLDQSGHGEVLTEQDKEPNAQDTNSQEENVRSLEQSVKMTPQRSALVKPGVVEMRRKKTVTFACNLISVHEIPPDDEESDSESTSSKTDITSPQKPKALSLDQYRLLRQKKPPLEEKRMDFRTKWPSLPDLPSELPPILLDPNTSSGEISPAVKVKTPPSQPPGVSRLSRKDGRKAVELCIDPPNPVLVPLKPTRCINTTQAAPQNASEPDVCVSCEEVRVSELVPVTSASISVDIKHKTSSERTRPSVRMPTTVTEKQKQKTGAEIGIEAADLTSLLEQFETQGLTPPATPPHQIWRPLASLKGTKHESIKPSPSKPIQIIEPRPLPPSKTHLKPSLPSSSPAVDPTPAFLDHDYCGIQSRETSSTHTSALSDSVLLSPDSSPCRMEAFQEAESLRGRGLHISSRSLSPLDRGRLKRRGYDGRYQRSSSRSCSPCSSSSSSSSSSSRSRSRSPPRTRYRSRRHSGSSSSSRSSSRSSSRSPPRKRERRCSRSRSGSSHRSRSGSGSRSPESHCRWTSRREKELNRRHEEARKLRQQKAIEERRVVYVGGIRRSTSPSDLRDRFSLFGKVEDCTVHLRSHGDNYGFITYHSTDDAYAAIENGSKLRRPDELPFDICFGGRRQFCKSNYADLDSSRDVAPTSRSRCESFDFDTLLKQAQRGLKR; encoded by the exons ATGGCGGCGCCGCATGGCGTAAAACCGAAGGATTTAAAGTGCGATTTTACGGACCACACAGCAGCACAGGCGAATCGGGACTCTCAG GATGAATTTGGAAATCACGATGCTCCTGTCTTTGAGCTGGACGTCGGAAGGATTTCTGATGCTCTTCACGGAAGCCTGGATCCGTCCATTTTATCCATGTTTCAGGAGAAGAGGCTGACGGAGAGCGTGGAGAGCGAGGCGTCGCTGTTGTCCGCTCTGACCGAGATGTTGGACAGCGTGGACGTCGAGACGCTGTCTCCGTTCGACACGCTCCCGGACGCAGAGATCTTCGCCGCTCAGAATGGTTCAGATCACACg CTCAGGAATCTGCTTCATTTGAGCCAGACGTCTCCGGATCGGTCCAAAAACTCAGGAAGA GAGGTTGTGATGTCTGACAGACAGTTGAGACCTCGTCGGCGTTTCCTGACCCAGAGTGAGATTTCCCAGCGAGACGACGAAGAagatgagaagaagaagaagcgccGCTCTGTGAGAACCTTCCGGATCGAATCCGATCTCGTATTCCCACAGGACGGACGTGAGTTACTGGCAGAATTAGTGAGACACATGCATCCGTACTGCATCAGGACACACCTAGAGAAGGAGACGCGAGCGTCTGTggagcaggaagaggaggagttTATTGATGTAGAAGGTTACGAGGAACAGGAAGAGAACATGCTGGACCAATCAGGACACGGAGAAGTCTTGACAGAACAAGACAAAGAACCCAATGCACAGGACACCAACAGCCAGGAAGAAAATGTGAGATCTTTAGAGCAAAGCGTTAAGATGACACCTCAACGCAGCGCTTTAGTCAAACCCGGCGTTGTGGAGATGCGAAGAAAGAAAACGGTGACTTTCGCGTGTAATCTAATCTCCGTTCACGAGATTCCTCCTGATGATGAGGAATCTGATTCTGAATCTACATCCTCTAAAACTGACATCACTTCCCCTCAGAAGCCCAAAGCGCTCAGTCTAGATCAGTACCGTCTCCTCAGACAGAAGAAGCCTCCTCTGGAGGAGAAACGGATGGACTTTCGAACCAAATGGCCGTCGCTTCCCGACCTTCCCAGCGAGCTTCCGCCAATCCTGCTGGATCCAAACACATCTTCTGGTGAGATATCACCAGCTGTTAAAGTGAAAACACCTCCATCCCAGCCGCCCGGGGTCTCACGTCTCTCTCGGAAAGACGGCAGAAAGGCTGTGGAGCTTTGCATTGACCCTCCAAACCCGGTGTTAGTGCCCTTGAAACCCACACGATGCATAAACACAACCCAAGCAGCGCCGCAGAACGCCTCAGAACCAGACGTCTGTGTTTCATGTGAAGAGGTTCGAGTCTCTGAGCTCGTGCCAGTGACATCTGCTTCCATCTCTGTGGACATCAAACACAAAACTTCATCTGAAAGGACACGACCGTCTGTCCGGATGCCCACGACTGTCACAGAGAAGCAGAAGCAGAAAACCGGTGCAGAAATCG GGATTGAAGCCGCTGATCTGACCAGTCTTCTGGAGCAGTTCGAGACTCAAG GACTGACTCCACCCGCTACACCTCCACATCAGATCTGGAGACCCCTGGCGTCGCTCAAAGGGACCAAACATGAATCCATCAAGCCCTCGCCCAGCAAACCCATCCAGATAATCGAACCTCGGCCACTGCCGCCCAGTAAAACTCACCTCAAACCATCCCTTCCCAGCTCCTCTCCAGCGGTGGATCCCACTCCAGCGTTCCTGGACCACGACTACTGTGGGATTCAGAGCAGGGAGACGTCTTCGACGCACACAAGCGCTCTGTCCGATTCAGTGCTGCTGTCTCCTGACAGCTCCCCCTGCAGGATGGAGGCGTTCCAGGAGGCGGAGTCTCTGAGGGGGCGGGGCTTGCACATCTCCTCCCGCTCTCTGAGCCCATTGGACCGCGGGAGGCTGAAGAGGCGGGGCTATGATGGCAGATACCAGCGCTCCAGCTCGAGGTCATGCTCCCCGtgttcttcatcttcatcatcatcatcatcatcttctcgTTCCAGGTCTCGTTCGCCGCCCAGAACAAG GTACAGGTCCAGAAGGCATTCAGGAAGCAGTTCCTCCTCGCGCTCCAGTTCACGCTCGTCTTCTCGTTCTCCTCCTCGCAAGCGAGAACGCCGCTGCTCCAGATCACGATCCGGATCGTCACACCGCTCTCGTTCGGGTTCGGGCTCGCGCTCGCCTGAGTCTCACTGCAGATGGACGAG TCGCAGAGAGAAGGAGCTCAACCGCAGACACGAGGAGGCTCGTAAACTCCGGCAGCAGAAAGCCATC GAGGAGCGGAGGGTGGTGTATGTGGGAGGGATCCGTAGAAGCACGTCTCCGTCGGACCTCAGAGATCGATTCTCTCTGTTCGGGAAGGTGGAggactgcacggtgcatctcagGAGCCACGG AGACAACTATGGCTTCATCACGTATCACAGCACAGACGATGCTTACGCTGCTATTGAGAACGGCAGTAAACTGAGGCGTCCAGACGAGCTGCCCTTCGACATCTGCTTTGGCGGCAGACGACAGTTTTGTAAATCCAACTATGCAGATTTAG